One segment of Dolichospermum sp. DET69 DNA contains the following:
- the plsY gene encoding glycerol-3-phosphate 1-O-acyltransferase PlsY, translated as MFIWLTLCVVVILLAYLFGSFPTGYIAGKLLKGIDIREVGSGSTGATNVLRTLGKGPGAFVLLIDAFKGVLAINLAYALCTIEPVQNLIPANINIEIWQPYLVTLAGFAALLGHSKSIFLGFTGGKSVATGVGILLAISWQVGLSTLGVFAVVFAISRIVSLSSIAGAVAVSILMVIFQQPLAYILLGIAGGLYVIIRHRTNIERLIAGTEPKIGQKVETEENSNLTIQN; from the coding sequence ATGTTTATTTGGTTAACTTTGTGTGTAGTAGTGATTTTATTAGCTTACCTCTTTGGTTCTTTTCCGACTGGATATATTGCCGGGAAGCTATTAAAAGGAATTGATATTCGAGAAGTTGGTTCTGGTTCAACAGGGGCAACTAATGTTCTGAGAACTTTAGGCAAAGGTCCTGGAGCATTTGTGTTATTAATTGATGCTTTCAAGGGAGTATTAGCAATAAATCTAGCTTATGCTTTATGTACTATTGAACCCGTTCAAAATTTAATTCCAGCAAATATCAATATTGAAATTTGGCAACCTTATTTAGTCACATTAGCTGGATTTGCTGCCCTTTTAGGACATAGTAAATCAATCTTTCTTGGCTTTACAGGTGGTAAATCTGTGGCTACTGGTGTGGGAATTTTATTAGCTATAAGTTGGCAAGTAGGATTATCAACATTAGGGGTTTTTGCTGTCGTATTTGCCATTTCTAGAATTGTGTCTTTGAGTTCTATTGCTGGGGCTGTAGCGGTTTCTATTTTAATGGTAATTTTCCAGCAACCTTTAGCCTATATTCTTCTTGGTATTGCTGGTGGTTTATATGTCATTATCCGTCACCGCACTAATATTGAGCGATTAATTGCGGGTACAGAACCGAAAATTGGGCAGAAAGTAGAAACAGAAGAGAATTCAAACTTAACAATTCAAAATTAG
- the chlP gene encoding geranylgeranyl reductase gives MTLRVAVVGSGPAGSCTAETLAKAGIETYLFERKLDNVKPCGGAIPLCMVQEFDLPPEIIDRRVRKMKMISPSNREVDINLINEDEYIGMCRREVLDGFLRDRAVKLGTNLINATVHKVDIPGNNKDPYTIHYVDHSGEGVQGVTKTLKVDLIVGADGANSRIAKDMDAGDYNYAIAFQERIRLPEDKMAYYNELAEMYVGDDVSTDFYAWVFPKHDHVAVGTGTMHVNKTSIKQLQAGIRARAAEKLAGGTIIRVEAHPIPEHPRPRRVVGRIALVGDAAGYVTKSSGEGIYFAAKSGRMCAEAIVEAANGGAQIPTEGDLKVYIKRWDKKYGLTYKVLDILQNVFYRSDATREAFVEMCDDLDVQKLTFDSYLYKTVVPANPFTQLKITAKTIGSLIRGNALAP, from the coding sequence TTGACACTACGGGTTGCTGTTGTTGGTTCTGGCCCTGCGGGTTCATGCACTGCTGAAACACTAGCTAAAGCTGGAATTGAAACTTATTTGTTTGAACGAAAATTAGATAACGTCAAACCTTGTGGGGGTGCTATTCCCCTGTGCATGGTGCAGGAGTTTGACTTACCACCAGAAATTATTGACCGTCGGGTCCGGAAAATGAAAATGATTTCTCCCTCTAATCGTGAGGTTGATATCAATTTGATAAATGAAGATGAATATATAGGAATGTGCCGTAGAGAAGTGCTGGATGGCTTTTTGCGGGACAGAGCGGTAAAATTAGGTACAAATTTAATTAACGCTACCGTTCATAAAGTTGATATTCCTGGCAACAATAAAGACCCCTATACAATCCATTACGTTGACCACTCAGGAGAAGGGGTACAGGGCGTTACTAAAACCCTAAAGGTGGATTTAATCGTTGGTGCTGACGGGGCAAATTCCCGCATTGCTAAGGATATGGATGCAGGGGATTACAATTATGCGATCGCTTTCCAAGAACGCATTCGTCTTCCCGAAGACAAAATGGCCTATTACAACGAACTCGCCGAAATGTACGTTGGCGATGATGTTTCTACCGACTTCTACGCTTGGGTATTCCCCAAACATGATCACGTCGCAGTAGGTACTGGTACAATGCACGTCAATAAAACCAGTATCAAACAATTACAAGCAGGTATTCGCGCCCGTGCTGCCGAAAAACTAGCCGGCGGTACAATCATTAGAGTAGAAGCTCACCCCATTCCTGAACATCCCCGTCCCCGTCGCGTCGTTGGACGGATTGCCTTGGTAGGAGATGCGGCTGGTTATGTTACCAAGTCCTCCGGTGAAGGTATTTATTTCGCCGCCAAATCTGGTAGAATGTGTGCTGAAGCCATAGTAGAAGCCGCTAACGGTGGGGCGCAGATTCCCACAGAAGGCGACCTCAAGGTATACATCAAGCGTTGGGATAAGAAATACGGACTCACCTACAAAGTATTAGACATTCTCCAAAACGTCTTCTATCGTTCCGATGCTACCCGCGAAGCATTTGTAGAAATGTGTGATGATTTGGATGTACAAAAGCTAACTTTTGATAGTTATCTTTATAAAACTGTAGTTCCCGCTAACCCCTTTACCCAATTAAAAATTACTGCCAAAACCATTGGTAGTTTGATTCGTGGTAACGCTTTAGCTCCCTAA